The window ACAGGGTGGGGAAATTCACTGATCGAGACCGGGGAATCTCGACGATCGTCAACAGGTGTGGGGATGGCCGGTCGGGAAGAACTGCAGCGATCTGGCGGATGGACAAACCCCCAGGGGGAAAAACGGAGGGACGGGGACAAATGTCCCGATAGGGAGGGGGGACACATGTCCCGACCAGGGCCGTCAACTGTGGCTGAAAGGGTGAGCCAAGTTTTCATTAAAATGAGGACACACGTCCCCATGGGTGGGGGACATATGTCCTGGCGGGGTGAAGTGGCCTGTTAGGGCCGGTCACGTAACAGGTTGGAGATCGACGACTGGGAGCAGCCGACCAGTTTGGCTATCTCAGCCTGGCTGAATTGTTCTATGCGGTAGAGAGCGACCACTGCTTGGCGGTAGGACTCCCGTGCCCGGGTCCATTCTGTGTGGGCGGCTTCGAGTTGTTCGGCGGCGTCGATCGCGGCGAGCATGCGGAGGGTTTCGGTGTTCTGCCGTGCCTGGTCCTGATCGCTGTTGTTGCTCATCGACCACCCCATGATAGCCGGGCTTACCAGCCCCCTAATTTGGGGTTCGACACTTTATGGAAAGAGGCCTTTCAACCACAGCTGATGCCCCCTGCGGGGGACATTTGTCCCCCGTCCCCGTTCCCCGTCGGGGTTCTGTCCATCTGCCCGATCGTTTCAGGTTCTTCCCGACCGGTCCATCCTACATACCTCCTTTTTCGCTGTTCCTCGCCTGCTCGCATTCCTGCTTCGGTCTTCTCGGGGGATTGCCGGTGAAACCCCTTGTAGATGGGCTGTAAGGACCCTGGGTCCGGCTGTCAAGGCCGGTCTTCGGCTAACCGGCATCTCCGCCGCCCGGTCGGGGCCTTCTCCTCGTCTGATACGAGCCGGCCGGGCCGAGTGCTACCCCAATATGATCGGTGGGGACGTGTGTCCCCTTGAGCGGTGTGTGTGGCCCGGACTGATGTCCCCTCCTTCAACAAATGGGCCCGCAGCCGACGTCCCACTGTGGCTGCCCGGGATGTCTGGTCCATCGGGCTGTTGGCAAGAGCCCAGGTCGGGGGATGCGCGACCGGATTCGCGACCGCTGGAGGGTGGATGCGCGACCGGTCGCGCATGAGCGCGACCCCAGAGGGGCGGATACGCGACCGGGCTGTGGATTACCTTGGGTATGTTCGGTTACGACAACAGAGCCTGACCGTTCTCGACATGGGATCAGAGAGACCATGGACTGAAGGCCGGCACAGGATCGCCGGCAATGAGCAGGAGCAAGGGAATGCGGATGAGAGACCAAACTCAGGACAGGAAGCCGGGTGTCAGCCATGGGCGCCCGGCGATGGCGCCTCCGGGGGGTGGGCGGGTGGTGAGACTGCCTGAGGTGTTGGACATCACCGGGTTGAGCAGGACCACGATTTGGCGTCGGGAGCGGGACGGGTCGTTTCCTGCGCCGTTCCGTTTGGGCGGCGAACACACAAGGGCGGTGGGCTGGCGGGAACAGGACATCTACGACTGGATCAATGGTCTGTCTCCCGCAGCGTGACTACCCACCCAACATCGAGGCTCAGTTTCGGGTCGCTCCGACAGTAGATCCACCCCGCCGGAGTCCGCTGAATCTGTCAGTGTCGGCCAGCAACCAGCGCACATCCCGCCACGGCCATGCCTCCGCGACGCCGCGGTCGTCGTTCTCAAGGATCAGAGCTACCGACTCTGAGGCAAACGAAAGCAGGCCACCGACTAGACCGCGCAGCTTTCGACCGGCCTTGACAGAGCAGGACCCCGGCAGTGGCCGTGGCCAGGGACTCCGGTGGGGGCCGTGGTAGTGAGGTGTCGGCAGGGCTGTGGCGGCTGGCAGACGCACATGCGGTCTCGTTCCGGGGTGGTGTCGTCTCGCTCGTCCTGCCCGCTCTCGGTGGGCCCTGCCACAGCCGCCAGCCGGGCCACGCGGTCGAGAGCGACGCGGACCGCTTCGCCCGAGAGCGTTAGCCACTCCAGCCAAGAGGGCTGTTGCTGCGATTCCGGCTGCTATCAGGGGGACAGAAAGCAGCGCCGCGGCTCGGGTGCGGTGCTCTTACATCGTTCGGAACCTGTGCTCGTAGAGTTCCATCCTCA of the bacterium genome contains:
- a CDS encoding helix-turn-helix domain-containing protein, which produces MSNNSDQDQARQNTETLRMLAAIDAAEQLEAAHTEWTRARESYRQAVVALYRIEQFSQAEIAKLVGCSQSSISNLLRDRP
- a CDS encoding AlpA family phage regulatory protein, which produces MAPPGGGRVVRLPEVLDITGLSRTTIWRRERDGSFPAPFRLGGEHTRAVGWREQDIYDWINGLSPAA